From the genome of Treponema sp. J25:
TATGTTATCAAGACCAAGGACCCGGTGGCCTTCAGTAAGGAGCCGCTTACACAGATGGAATCCGATGAAACCGGCTGCCCCGGTAACAAGATAGGTGCCCATTATGTTTTTTCCCATATTATTTTTGTTTGTTGATACATATGTTCAAAGGTAAAATGCTGAACAAAACGTTTTCGTCCTGCCTTCCCCATTCGGTAGCGGAGCTCTGGGTTTTCAAGAAGCTCCCTCAGATTCATGGTAAGCCTTGTCACATCTCCCCGGGGAACCAGAAAGCCCGTTTCCCCATGGACTACCGCTTCCCGGCTTCCCCCCACATCGGAGGCAATGACCGGTAAGCCCTCTCGCATGGCCTCAAGGATAGAACGGGGGAAGCCTTCCCAGTGAGAGATGAGGAGATACAGGTCCGCCTGTCTTAGAAATTCTGTCACCAACTTTTGCTGGCCCGCAAAGGTGACCCGATTGGCGAATCCAAGGCGTTGTACTTCCTGTTGTGCCCACGCCATACGGGGCCCATCACCGATAAGGGTAAGGTGCCAGGGAAGGTCCTGAAGATCTGCCAGGGCTTTAAAAAGGGTAGGGTGATCCTTCTGTTCTTGAAAACGGGCGATCATCACGAGTTCGATAGGTCGTGTATCTTCTGGCCCATTGCCGATAGAGGAGGAACCCTTTCCCTGGCTAAACTCGGTGAACTTTTCTGGAGGAAGGGTATCGGGCATGCCGTTATGGATGATCTTCATTTTTGTGGCTGGAACCACATGATAATGGCGGGCCAGCTGATAATCGTATTCGGATACTACAATGATTTTTTTACAAAGTCGGGCGCAGATGTATTCGGTAGAAAGCACAAAAATCTTTTGCACCAGGGATATCCCTTCGGCAAATTGCCAGCCATGGGCGGTAAAAATAGCAGGAACCCCGCAGAGGAACGCCGCGACTCGGCCGACGAGGCCTGCCTTGGCGGTATGACAACTGACGAGGGTAGGTTTTTCTTTTCTTATGATGCGGATCAACTGGATAATGGCTTTGATATCCAGAAGAGGGTTGATGCTCCGTTGTAATGCCGGAAGAGCAACCCAGGGGGTTTGCTGGTTTTCTAAGAGGTCGGTAAATATTCCCTTTTGGCCACAGGCCACAAGGCACTGATAGCCATCTTGTTGGGCCGCCCGGGCGAGATCTTTTACATGTACCTGGGCACCTCCTAAAAGATCGCCCCGGGTGATAACAAAGAGTATTTTCTTCTGGTTCATCGTTGGAGTAAAAGAAAAAGTAATGCTTCTTGCAGGATGCTTTTCGGGAGCAAAGGACAAGCCTCTGAAATTGGCTGAGAATAAATGACCTGGACTTTTCCTATTGGGTACAGGGAATGCTTATTCCCTTCCATGATGTTCCACGAAGTCCGCATAGGCCCGCCGAATTCCTTCCTGCAGGCTTACCTTTGGTTTCCATCCCAAAGCAGTGAGACGGGAAGAGTCCAGAAGTTTTCGGGGCGTCCCGTTGGGTTTACTCGTGTCCCACACAATACGACACGTGCGGCCCGGGCTATCTTCATAGACGATTTTCTGAATCAGCTCTGCCAATTCCCGGATGGTTACTTCCTGGCTTGAGCCCACGTTGATGAACTCCCCAATATCAGAGGCATCATACTGTTCCATAAGGTAGATTGCCGCATCCGCCAGGTCATCGCTGTATAAGAATTCCCGGTACGGAGAACCATCGCCCCATAATACTACCTCGTCAGTGCCCTGTGTTTTTGCTTCATGGAACTTTCGGATAAGGGCGGGTAGCACATGGCTATTAAAAGGGTGATAATTATCGTTAGGCCCATACAGATTGGTAGGCATGAGAGAAATAAAGTTGGTCCCATACTGGCGGTTATAGGAAGCACAGAGTTTTATTGCTGCAATTTTAGCGATCGCATAGGGTTCATTGGTGGGTTCCAGGGGGCCAGTGAGGAGGTGCTCTTCTTTCATTGGCTGGGGAGCAAATTTAGGATAGATACAGCTTGAGCCAAGATTGAGGAGCTTTCGTACCCCATAGCGATAGGAGGCATCGACCACATTAAGGGCAATGGCAAGATTGATGTAAATAAACTCTGCAGGATAGGTGCTGTTAGCCCCGATACCGCCCACTTTTGCCGCCGCAAGAAATACATAGTCTGGCCGTTCGGTTTCAAAAAAGTGATACACCGCGGCCTGGTTTGTTAAATCCAGTTCTGCATGGGTCCTGAGAATTATGTTTGTAAAGCCCCGTTGTTGCAATTGTCGAACAAGTGCACTTCCCACAAGACCCCGGTGGCCCGCTACAAATATTTTTGCGGTTCTTTCCATAATTTTAACCCCAATGTTTCTCCATTAATTTGATGCCCTCCCCATGAACCCAGCGGCGTGTATTCGGAGGGGCCTTTCAATTTTTGGCCGCCGGAAATTTTTATGGTCAATCGCTTTAAAGGACAGGTCGCCGAAGGTATCCCCTTACTCATGGGGGTGCTTTACCTCAAAACCACCATTTTTAAGGTGCAACTCCCGCTCTGCTTCTTTAAGATCTGCGGCTACCATCATCTTAATCAATTCGTCTAAACTCACCCGGGGTTTCCAGCCGAGCTTGGTGATTGCCTTGGTGGGATCCCCTATAAGGATATCTACCTCTGCGGGTCTAAAGTACCGGGGATCCACTTCTACCAGGACCCGGCCGGTGGCCCGATCAATACCCTTTTCTTCCACCCCATGGCCTTGCCAGTCCAGGGTGATGCCCACTTCACTAAAGGCCCGGCTGATGAATTCCCGCACGGTAGTAGTAATCCCCGTGGCCATCACATAGTCGTCCGGTTCATTCTGCTGAAGCATGAGCCACATGAGTTCCACATAGTCTCCCGCATAGCCCCAGTCCCGCTTAGCATCCAGGTTACCCATATAGAGCTTGTTTTGGAGACCGAGCTTGATCCGGGCTGCTGCTCGGGTTACCTTACGGGTGACAAAGGTTTCTCCTCGGATAGGGCTCTCGTGATTAAAAAGGATCCCATTGCAGGCGTACATGCCATAGCTTTCCCGATAGTTCACCGTAATCCAGTAGGCATAGAGCTTGGCGCAGGCATAGGGACTGCGGGGGTAAAAGGGGGTGGTTTCTTTCTGGGGGATTTCCTGTACCTTCCCAAATAGTTCGCTCGTAGAGGCCTGGTAAAAACGGGTTTTATGGGTGAGTCCCAGGATGCGAATGGCTTCCAGAAGTCTCAGGGTCCCAATACCATCCACATCGGCGGTGTATTCGGGCACTTCGAATGAAACCTGCACGTGGCTCTGGGCTCCCAGGTTATAAATTTCATCGGGCTGGACCTGTTGGATAATCCGTATAAGGTTGGTAGCGTCTGAGAGATCCCCGTAGTGAAGGATGAAACGTCGACCCTGTTCATGGGGATCCTGGTAGAGGTGATCGATACGACCGGTGTTAAAACTGGATGACCTCCGTTTAATGCCGTGAACCTCATACCCTTTCTTGAGTAAAAAATCCGCCAGGTACGCCCCATCCTGACCGGTAATACCCGTAATTAATGCTTTTTTCATATCAAAATCCTCACTGTCTCTGTGATAGTATGCTGGCTGTTTTTAAGAGTGGTTGCCCCTCGTTTGGGCTCACGAAAAAGAAAGGCACCCTCTAAAAGGTTGTTCGATACCCAACGGTCATGGAACTTCCCCAGTTCCAGCCGAAGATCTGATCATAGCCCCCGGCGACTTCTCCCAGGATAGTAAAGGGGCCCAAGGGAAACGAAATCCCCAAGTATCCATCCCAGCGATCTTTGTGGTTCCGGTAATCCAGTTTTTCCGCCCAGGTAGTATAGCTTACTAAACTCTGTTCTGAATAGGCAGGAAAACGCTTGGTATAGGTATATAAGGCACGGATAGTAACGGTGCCAACTTCCATAAGCCCTCCGATGTGGAGCGCTTCAATACGGTTATTGTTAACCCGGAAATCTTCGCCGCTCCCTGTACCAGTAATCAGGGGAGTACCGAGGATTCGTCCAAGGTAGGACCAACCGGTTTTATAAAGATAGTTAAAATAATAAGAATCCCCACCGTAAATATTGATCTTCGTGCTATCAGACATTATGATTTCTTCAATTGGGCCACTCTGATCGGTGGTTATCACCTTTTCAATCAAAACGTGGCGAAGAAATGGCACCTCAGGTGGTGTTTTAACGTGGAGCCCAAAAAGACCATCGAGCCCATTGGACCAGATATCTAAAGAAGCCTTATCTTCAAAAAAATGTTGGTAGTAGGCGGACAGTTCAAAGTCAGAAATGGTGATCTTTGTCCCGAGGTCCCAGATGCCTAAATGGTTTCCGCTAGCATTGTATTTTTCTATTTCTGTTTGTCCTTCTACTCCTCCCCCTGCCACAAAGGTCTGCCACCAGTTGTGAAAGGTAAAGGGAATGTCAAAATCTTTACCCTCCCAGGACCCCTTACCACCCCATTGGGCCAGGTGTACCAGGCCCCCAAAGATATGTTGCTGTTCCGTTCCCAGCCGGAGGTAGGCCCACTTGGCATGGAGCCACACGTTATCCACATAGTTGTTTGGTTCAAACCAGCCATGTTGAATGCCCCCTTTTATGGCGATAAGCCCCTCTGTCCAGCTCCATGGGAGGGTATACCAATCGGTGAGGCGGAATTCTATACGGGGCATGGGCCTGGCATTGGAAGAAATCGCCATGGAACCGCTCGAAAGGGGTTCAAACACCTCGCCGAGGGTTTCTTGAAACCAACCACCCCGGAATTCCCATAATCCATATTGAAAGGCCGTATAGAGGGTGTCCATGGTAACCAGGGGATTAAACGCCTCGGAGAATCCCACGGAACCACTCCCCTCGGTACTCCATCGGAGGGCACCGTTAAAGAATGATGTATCCCAACGAATACGGCTGCGTACATGGCTTTGCAGAGTTGTATCCATCAATACTGATCCGTAACGGTTTGCCTCAATCCACAGGGGGACAATCTCAGAAGAGGCAATGCTCTGGTTCTGGATTTCAATCTCGAGGGCGTTGAGAAAAGCGATACCTGAGCACAGGGCCAGAAAAAGGGAGATAAGTTTTTTCATGTTGTTCCTTTCCTTATGTAAACCCTTATTTTAAGGATTGTATGTAAAGCTGTATGTAACGTTCAGCAATACCCTGCGGACTATACCGTTCCTGAATTATTTTATGAGCCTTTTCAAAATATTTTTTCGGAAGGGTAGGAGAAGCGTTCAGCATACTGGCCATGGATTGTGCCAGATCGTCGGGGCGGTCAGGGGAAACAAACAGCACCCCCTCTCCTTCGGGAATGCATTCCCGGAGTACCGGTAGATTACTTACCACGAGGGGGCGTCCTACAAGAAGGGCTTCCAGAGGAACAAGGCCCATTCCTTCCCATCGGGAAGGAAACACCACCACATCGGCGGCCATAAAAATGTCCCGGGCGGGGGTATAAAAACCAGCCCACCGGAGATTCTTTTCTATGTCGAGCTTCTTGGCGAGTTTTTTAAGGGATTTTTCAAGGGGGCCGCTTCCGGCAATAATAAGGTGTGCCTGGGGAACCTCTTTGAGGAGAAACGCAAAGGCCCGCAAAAGGGTTGTATGGCCCTTTGCAGGAACAAGACGCCCCACGCAGGCAAAAAGTGGCGCTTTTTCTGGAATACCAAAACGGGCTCGGATTTCCGATGGGGATTGTTTCCCTGGAGAAGATGATACGTCATTCAGAGGATTGTATATGACGCTATGGGGACTTTTTAACCAGGGCTTTCGATAAAATTCAGAGATAACCGTCTCCGAAACCCCCGTGCGGTGAGAAATCCATCGATCAGTGAAATAGAGAAAGAGCCGGGTAACCCATGAAAAATTTGCGGGCACACTATGAAAGGTTGCTATGTGAGGGATGTTTCCTCTATTTACCAGCGCCGTAATAATATCTGCCCGAGCAAGATGAGAATGAATGATGTCAGGTTTTAGACTGGCTAACATTCGCCGTAAAGCCAAAAGAGTTCCCACAATATTGTATTTCTTTTTATTCAAAAAATAAAAATTTACTCCCTGTTCAATAAGCGCCCTGTATTGGGGGTATGCCTCTGGGCTTTCTTCAAAAACGACAATGCTTATACGAAACTTTTTTATAATAAAAGGGATTATGGCGGCAAAAATATTGGGAATGGCGCCGGGTTTAAAACTGGTGGTTACGTACACTAGATGTGGCATAGGCAAATAAAAAAATTAATCTTTGCGGAACAGTTTTTTTAGCACAAACGCAGGGATCGATTCATAATGGGATTGGTGAACTATCTTTCCCCCAAAACTTTGTTTAAAGAAATCTATCCCTTCGGTTTCTTTGTTTCCGGGTTTAAGGGCAAGACCTCCAAAATCGTAAATCTTAAAGCCCTGTTCTTTAAAATAACAGATATCGTGCCAGTGAAGACGCCGATTTGATCGGGAAATATAATCTGCTTCATTACTATTTCTTACTCGAGTAGCCGAATATAATAGACGAACTAACAGTTTTTCTCTGTCCATAATATACGCATGGGATGCTATAGGGCCTTCTTTATCAGTTATGCAGGTAAAAAGTATATTTTCTCCATAAAAAAAAAGCCCTTTTTCAGAAAGAGGGGAAAGTTTTTTAAACCGTGCAAAAGTATTAAAAAAATCAACAAAAGAAAAAAGATCTAAAGACGAAGAAAAAAACATTTCTTCTTTTAAAGCTCTTTTTATTTTTGTTTGATTGGTCTTTGAGAAATCTTTAAATAACTCATCTATTGTTTTTGTATCTATGTGGATATGAAGGGTATAAAAATCCTTACGAATAAATCCTTTATAAGGGATAAGAGATGAAGCCTGCTTATATACAGTAAAAGAATATCGATCTTGAATAGCTGGTTTTTCATAAAACCATTTTTGGTAGATTCGAATGGGGCCGTACCGCCTTACGATTTCGAGCATAATCAGTTGTTCCTTTTTTTTAGTTTGTTTTTGAGTATTTTTGCATACATAAAAAGCTTATGTTCCCACCGTCGCCAGGGAAAGGCGGCATATTTATTTTGAGCAACCTCATCCCAGGAGGGACAGGATTGGTGGTATCGTTCCAGGAATCGCTGCAAGAGGAGAAAATCCTTTTCCTCCATTTCGTTGGGATGAAGACAAATAGTGTATGTCCCACCCATCATTGGCCGGGGATGCCATAACTGTTGGGGTATCCAGAGAAAGCCTTTCCAGCGAAAAGGGGTCAGGGCAAAGCCGTCAGAAATGATACGAATAGATGTTTCTTCTTGAAGCGCCAAAAGAGTATTGGCATCAAAACTATGGGCAGGAGCAACCCAGTAATGCAGCAGAAGCCCTTGTTCTTTCACAATTCCCCAGGCCTTTTTTATTTTACTGCGCTGTTCTTTAAGGGGAAGCTCAGAAAATTCAGAATAAGGATTGAGAGGAATGAGATTTTTTTTAGTTTTATGAAAACGGTGCTGATATCCATGGAGGGCAAGAGGATACTCGTCGGCCTGCCATTGTCGGGCTTGCTCCCAAAAATCATCCTGGTAGGGTAGCATACAGAGCTCTGGGTCCTGACAATCGGGAATAATTGCAATGAGGGGCTTTATAAAATATGAAGAAAAAAGAGAAAGAACCCTTTCCCAGTTTTCTTTTTTTTGATAGGAACAAGCATCATCAAGTCGAAATAGATATCGAGCGCTTTTCATGATTCAAGTTTACTTAAGAGAGATTCTAATTTAAAGGGGCTAACAGTAATATTATCAGTATGAGGATTAATTTTTTTAGCGGATTCTTCTCCGATAAGATAGTAATACTCTAAGTCTAAAGCGTCGGCCAAGGAAAAATAACAATTATTATGTTGGTCCCCAGGGAAACGAATTTCAACTACCTTTGCTCCTGGGGCCATAAAAAGTATATTGGTTAATCCCGCCCCATGGAGGGATATTACAATCTTAGCATTCCCCACAATTCTTACTTGATTTTCAAAGGAGAGTTCTTCCATATAAGCAATTTCATATCCGTGTTTTTTAAAGATGGGAATTAATTCTTGTTCATTGTTTATTTTTCTACGAGCTGCTTTTGCACGGCTAATATATATTTTAGCAGTAGGAGATTTATTCTGGAGTTGAAAATACGATCGGTATATTTCTCGTATTCCTTGCATAATTTCGGGACGATAATTTCCTGTGGGTGCAAGTGCCGAGAGGGTAATCAGTTGTTGAGCTTGCACCCGTTCTTTCTCTTCTAAAAGGTATATCGATGGAATGGAAAAAGGAATGAGGGAAGGCCTGATATATGCTTCGTTTTTACAATAGCTTGGTAACAAAAGAATATCAAAAGGGATGTTGTTTTCTTGAATGGCATATAATCGTGGTAATGCATCTGCGAACCAATGAAAATATCCATTAGAAAAATTGTCACAGATAACTAGGGCCCTACCAGATAACTTTTCCTTGGTATGGTGTTTAAAATTGAATTTAATTTCAGCTTTAAGTTTTTCTTTCCATGAAGGTTTTGCATTGAAGGAAAAAGAGTGTATAGAAGTAAAAATCGTTTTTTTGAAATATCCGTAAGATGAAACCCATGCATCTGGTATGATATCTAAATTAGTTTCTGGAATAACTTTTTGAATCTCTTTTGAAAATAAGTATTTGTCTTGCTCTTCGATATTTTTCGGCCAGCGACGAAAAAGAGTTGTTTCGGAATATAATTTATTTTTTGGCTGCATCTTTGTATTTCCTGCTATGAATTATATAAAGAATTTTCTGAGGTATAATCTTTTTTATAAAAGTAATAAAGGGAAGCAACTTCAGTTTCTTCGTATAAAAAAAATAAAGTTGTATTTTCTTCTCAGGGAAATACTGGGTTGTTATTTTTCTTTTCTCTTCAAGATTCTTTTTGTAATGCTTTGAAGAAAAACCTACCGGTTCAATTACGCTTATGGGGCTGGGATAATATAAAAAAGAAACGCCCCGTTTGTACATGTGGCAGGTAAAATCAAAATCTGCGCAAACTTTGTATGAAAGATCGAAAGGATAGTCCTGTAACAAAGATCGTTTGCAGATCATGCTTTGATGAGATGCAATCATTTGATAGGGGAGTCGTTCGAGGGGACTTGCTCTATCATATACCCAATAGGTGGGATACTCTTGAATGCAGTCTCCATACAAAATATCAGGGTGGTGCTGGATAAGAAGTTCTCCAATTTCTTGAATAGTAAAAGGTGTATATAAGTAGTCGCCCGCATTTAAAAAAAGTACCCATTCTCCCGAAGATTTCTGAACCCCTTTGTTCATAGCATCATAGATCCCATTATCTTCTTCACTAATAAAGAAATTGAGTGACTTTTCATGAGATTTGAGAAATTCAATGGTCCCATCGGTAGAACCTCCATCTACAATGCCATATTCAATGTAGGATCGAGCGTTCTGTTTTAGTACCGATTGCAGGGTTTTCTCTAAGCGGGATACACCAGGGTTGTAGGTAACGGTGACAATAGAAAGAAGAGGGGGCATAATAATTAAAATTTGTTTAATATTTTACAGACTGTGAGTATATCTTTTTCTTTATGAAAATAAGAAATAGGAAGACTTAAGGTTGTTTCATGAATTTCACTGCTAATGGGATAGTCTCCTGTAAGATATAATTCCATTGCTTTTTGTTTATGTGGAGGACAGGGATAGTGGATTTCTGTTTTTACCCCATTTTTCAAGAGATAATCTTTTAACTTATCTCGTTCTGGATGTCTTATATTATAAATATGATACACATCGAAAAAATCTGGATGAACAACTGGTTTTATGAACTTATCGCTTAAATTTTCATGATATATTTTTGCTAATCTTCTTTTGTGATTATTTATTTTATCTAAGTCTCTTAATTTTATTCTTAATAAAGAAGCTTGTAATTCATCAAGACGGGAGTTGTATCCTACGTATTCATTGTAATATTTTTTAAAAGAACCGTAATTTCTAAGTGCCCTTAATTTATTTGCTAGAATTTCATCGTTGGTTGTTATAGCACCAGCATCTCCGAGAGCCCCTAGATTTTTAGTGGGATAGAAACTAAAGCATCCGATCCCAAAGGTTCCTACTTTTTTGTTTTTATACATAGCCCCATGAGCTTGAGCACAGTCTTCTATTAACCGTAAGTTATATTTATTACAAATATGGAGGATAGGATCCATTTCGCAAGCTTTGCCGTATAAATGGACAACTATAATTGCTTTTGTTTTTGATGTTATTTTTTCTTCAATTTTCAGGGGATCTATGTTATATGTACGGATATCTGGTTCTACAAGAATAGGTATATGACCGCATCTAATAATAGAAATAATAGTAGCAATATATGTGTTGGAAGGTACAATTATTTCTGAATTTTTAGGGAGATCTAACGCGTCTATTGCCAAGATAAGTGCATCAAGGCCGGAGGCAACTCCAACACATTGTGATGTTCCTATATAAGAGGCGAATTCTTTCTCAAAAGAAGAAACCTCATTTCCGAGGATATACCAACCACCTTTGATAGCTTTTTTCAAAGCTTTAAAGTATTCTCTAAAAAAAGGGGAATTAGCTCTGCCAAGATTTTCATATTCTATCATGAAGGATACTCCTCATCTATATAATCATTCTTATCATAATGTTCAGAGGCAAGAACCAATAAAATACAATTGTTTTTGAAATTGTCCATGGTGTGCCAATCAACTGTTTCTAATATCAAACCTTTTGAAGGATT
Proteins encoded in this window:
- a CDS encoding glycosyltransferase family 4 protein produces the protein MNQKKILFVITRGDLLGGAQVHVKDLARAAQQDGYQCLVACGQKGIFTDLLENQQTPWVALPALQRSINPLLDIKAIIQLIRIIRKEKPTLVSCHTAKAGLVGRVAAFLCGVPAIFTAHGWQFAEGISLVQKIFVLSTEYICARLCKKIIVVSEYDYQLARHYHVVPATKMKIIHNGMPDTLPPEKFTEFSQGKGSSSIGNGPEDTRPIELVMIARFQEQKDHPTLFKALADLQDLPWHLTLIGDGPRMAWAQQEVQRLGFANRVTFAGQQKLVTEFLRQADLYLLISHWEGFPRSILEAMREGLPVIASDVGGSREAVVHGETGFLVPRGDVTRLTMNLRELLENPELRYRMGKAGRKRFVQHFTFEHMYQQTKIIWEKT
- a CDS encoding GDP-L-fucose synthase gives rise to the protein MERTAKIFVAGHRGLVGSALVRQLQQRGFTNIILRTHAELDLTNQAAVYHFFETERPDYVFLAAAKVGGIGANSTYPAEFIYINLAIALNVVDASYRYGVRKLLNLGSSCIYPKFAPQPMKEEHLLTGPLEPTNEPYAIAKIAAIKLCASYNRQYGTNFISLMPTNLYGPNDNYHPFNSHVLPALIRKFHEAKTQGTDEVVLWGDGSPYREFLYSDDLADAAIYLMEQYDASDIGEFINVGSSQEVTIRELAELIQKIVYEDSPGRTCRIVWDTSKPNGTPRKLLDSSRLTALGWKPKVSLQEGIRRAYADFVEHHGRE
- the gmd gene encoding GDP-mannose 4,6-dehydratase; this encodes MKKALITGITGQDGAYLADFLLKKGYEVHGIKRRSSSFNTGRIDHLYQDPHEQGRRFILHYGDLSDATNLIRIIQQVQPDEIYNLGAQSHVQVSFEVPEYTADVDGIGTLRLLEAIRILGLTHKTRFYQASTSELFGKVQEIPQKETTPFYPRSPYACAKLYAYWITVNYRESYGMYACNGILFNHESPIRGETFVTRKVTRAAARIKLGLQNKLYMGNLDAKRDWGYAGDYVELMWLMLQQNEPDDYVMATGITTTVREFISRAFSEVGITLDWQGHGVEEKGIDRATGRVLVEVDPRYFRPAEVDILIGDPTKAITKLGWKPRVSLDELIKMMVAADLKEAERELHLKNGGFEVKHPHE
- a CDS encoding capsule assembly Wzi family protein; translation: MKKLISLFLALCSGIAFLNALEIEIQNQSIASSEIVPLWIEANRYGSVLMDTTLQSHVRSRIRWDTSFFNGALRWSTEGSGSVGFSEAFNPLVTMDTLYTAFQYGLWEFRGGWFQETLGEVFEPLSSGSMAISSNARPMPRIEFRLTDWYTLPWSWTEGLIAIKGGIQHGWFEPNNYVDNVWLHAKWAYLRLGTEQQHIFGGLVHLAQWGGKGSWEGKDFDIPFTFHNWWQTFVAGGGVEGQTEIEKYNASGNHLGIWDLGTKITISDFELSAYYQHFFEDKASLDIWSNGLDGLFGLHVKTPPEVPFLRHVLIEKVITTDQSGPIEEIIMSDSTKINIYGGDSYYFNYLYKTGWSYLGRILGTPLITGTGSGEDFRVNNNRIEALHIGGLMEVGTVTIRALYTYTKRFPAYSEQSLVSYTTWAEKLDYRNHKDRWDGYLGISFPLGPFTILGEVAGGYDQIFGWNWGSSMTVGYRTTF
- a CDS encoding glycosyltransferase family 4 protein; this translates as MPHLVYVTTSFKPGAIPNIFAAIIPFIIKKFRISIVVFEESPEAYPQYRALIEQGVNFYFLNKKKYNIVGTLLALRRMLASLKPDIIHSHLARADIITALVNRGNIPHIATFHSVPANFSWVTRLFLYFTDRWISHRTGVSETVISEFYRKPWLKSPHSVIYNPLNDVSSSPGKQSPSEIRARFGIPEKAPLFACVGRLVPAKGHTTLLRAFAFLLKEVPQAHLIIAGSGPLEKSLKKLAKKLDIEKNLRWAGFYTPARDIFMAADVVVFPSRWEGMGLVPLEALLVGRPLVVSNLPVLRECIPEGEGVLFVSPDRPDDLAQSMASMLNASPTLPKKYFEKAHKIIQERYSPQGIAERYIQLYIQSLK
- a CDS encoding DUF2334 domain-containing protein; the encoded protein is MKSARYLFRLDDACSYQKKENWERVLSLFSSYFIKPLIAIIPDCQDPELCMLPYQDDFWEQARQWQADEYPLALHGYQHRFHKTKKNLIPLNPYSEFSELPLKEQRSKIKKAWGIVKEQGLLLHYWVAPAHSFDANTLLALQEETSIRIISDGFALTPFRWKGFLWIPQQLWHPRPMMGGTYTICLHPNEMEEKDFLLLQRFLERYHQSCPSWDEVAQNKYAAFPWRRWEHKLFMYAKILKNKLKKRNN
- a CDS encoding glycosyltransferase family 61 protein; protein product: MQPKNKLYSETTLFRRWPKNIEEQDKYLFSKEIQKVIPETNLDIIPDAWVSSYGYFKKTIFTSIHSFSFNAKPSWKEKLKAEIKFNFKHHTKEKLSGRALVICDNFSNGYFHWFADALPRLYAIQENNIPFDILLLPSYCKNEAYIRPSLIPFSIPSIYLLEEKERVQAQQLITLSALAPTGNYRPEIMQGIREIYRSYFQLQNKSPTAKIYISRAKAARRKINNEQELIPIFKKHGYEIAYMEELSFENQVRIVGNAKIVISLHGAGLTNILFMAPGAKVVEIRFPGDQHNNCYFSLADALDLEYYYLIGEESAKKINPHTDNITVSPFKLESLLSKLES
- a CDS encoding glycosyltransferase family 2 protein, with the translated sequence MPPLLSIVTVTYNPGVSRLEKTLQSVLKQNARSYIEYGIVDGGSTDGTIEFLKSHEKSLNFFISEEDNGIYDAMNKGVQKSSGEWVLFLNAGDYLYTPFTIQEIGELLIQHHPDILYGDCIQEYPTYWVYDRASPLERLPYQMIASHQSMICKRSLLQDYPFDLSYKVCADFDFTCHMYKRGVSFLYYPSPISVIEPVGFSSKHYKKNLEEKRKITTQYFPEKKIQLYFFYTKKLKLLPFITFIKKIIPQKILYIIHSRKYKDAAKK
- a CDS encoding DegT/DnrJ/EryC1/StrS family aminotransferase, with translation MIEYENLGRANSPFFREYFKALKKAIKGGWYILGNEVSSFEKEFASYIGTSQCVGVASGLDALILAIDALDLPKNSEIIVPSNTYIATIISIIRCGHIPILVEPDIRTYNIDPLKIEEKITSKTKAIIVVHLYGKACEMDPILHICNKYNLRLIEDCAQAHGAMYKNKKVGTFGIGCFSFYPTKNLGALGDAGAITTNDEILANKLRALRNYGSFKKYYNEYVGYNSRLDELQASLLRIKLRDLDKINNHKRRLAKIYHENLSDKFIKPVVHPDFFDVYHIYNIRHPERDKLKDYLLKNGVKTEIHYPCPPHKQKAMELYLTGDYPISSEIHETTLSLPISYFHKEKDILTVCKILNKF